The following proteins are co-located in the Poecile atricapillus isolate bPoeAtr1 chromosome 2, bPoeAtr1.hap1, whole genome shotgun sequence genome:
- the DPH3 gene encoding diphthamide biosynthesis protein 3, whose amino-acid sequence MAVFHDEVEIEDFEYDEETETYSYPCPCGDRFLITREDLENGEDVATCPSCSLILRVIYDQEQFMRDEVVAEPLANKELVKC is encoded by the exons ATGGCGGTGTTCCACGACGAGGTGGAGATCGAGGACTTCGAGTACGACGAGGAGACCGAGACCTACAGCTACCCGTGCCCCTGCGGGGACCGGTTCCTCATCACGCGG GAGGACCTGGAGAACGGGGAGGACGTGGccacctgccccagctgctccctgatCCTGCGCGTCATTTACGACCAG GAGCAGTTCATGCGGGATGAAGTCGTGGCAGAACCTTTGGCAAACAAGGAATTGGTCAAGTGCTGA